The Candidatus Zixiibacteriota bacterium genomic interval TATTTCTACATAGACCATGATAATGTAAGGCTCGAGATTGTAACGGTACAACTAAGGAGGCAAAAATGAAATCCCATACTGACTACCTCTGGTTCGAAACTAAAAAGAGGCGCGAATATATAAACATCACCGACAAAGTCGAAGAAGCGGTTGAAAAATCCGGTGTGAAAGAAGGACTGGTGTTTGTCTCGGCTATGCATATCACAGCGGCGGTATACATCAACGACGCTGAATCAGGTTTGATTGCGGATATCGATGAATGGCTGGACGGAATCGCCCCTTTTGGGAAGGACTACCGTCATCACAGAACCGGCGAA includes:
- a CDS encoding YjbQ family protein; this translates as MKSHTDYLWFETKKRREYINITDKVEEAVEKSGVKEGLVFVSAMHITAAVYINDAESGLIADIDEWLDGIAPFGKDYRHHRTGEDNGDAHLKALLMHCQVLLPITEGKLDFGPWQQIYYAEFDGR